In Cervus elaphus chromosome 31, mCerEla1.1, whole genome shotgun sequence, one DNA window encodes the following:
- the LOC122687399 gene encoding keratin-associated protein 21-1-like → MCCNYYGNSCGYGCGNSYSCGLSPYYGCGYGARYGCGYGARYGCGYGSGYGCGYGTGYGCGFSPYYGCGYGTGYGCGYGSGSSSYWPVCYRRYYSSCC, encoded by the coding sequence ATGTGTTGTAACTACTATGGCAACTCCTGTGGCTATGGCTGTGGAAACAGCTATAGCTGTGGACTCAGCCCCTACTATGGCTGTGGATATGGAGCTAGATATGGCTGTGGATATGGAGCTAGATATGGCTGTGGATACGGCTCAGGATATGGCTGTGGCTATGGAACAGGATATGGCTGTGGATTTAGCCCCTATTATGGCTGTGGTTATGGAACCGGATATGGCTGTGGATATGGCTCTGGCTCTAGCAGCTACTGGCCAGTTTGCTACAGGAGATATTATTCTTCTTGCTGCTAG